The following DNA comes from Glaciihabitans arcticus.
TATGTCGGCTCGCCGCTCCCCGTCGGCGCGGCATTCGCGGGCTTCGCGTCCCGCCGCTGGGGCTGGACGGTGGATCCCGCGAACGTACGCACGACCACCGACGTGAGCGTCGCGATCGTCGAGTCGCTGCGCCAGGCGATCAGCCCCGGCGAAGCGGTGGTGATCAACTCCCCCGTGTACCCGCCGTTCTTCGCGCTGCCGGTCGAAGCAGGCGGGGTCGTCGTCGACGTGCCCCTGCGCGGCGACGCTATCGACCTCGCCGGCCTCGACCGCGCGTTCGCGGCGGGCGCCACCGCCTACCTGCTGTGCAATCCGCACAACCCGCTCGGCCTCGTGCACTCCCGCGAGACCCTTGCGGCCGTCGCCGAACTTGCCGCGAAGTACGGCGTGACGGTGATCAGCGACGAGATCCACGCGCCGCTCACTCACTCGACGGCACTCTTCACACCGTGGCTCGACGTGTCGGACGCCGCGCGGGCCACGGGCATCACCGTCACGAGCGCGAGCAAGGCCTTCAACCTCGCCGGGGTCAAGTGTGCCGTGCTGGTCGCCGACGGCCTACGACCGCTTGCCCTGCTCGACTCGATGACCGAGGAGGTACTGTGGCGCACCAGCATCCTCGGCCTGCACGCCTCCGTCGCGGCGTTCGAGCAGGGTGACGAGTGGCTCGACGGCACGATCGCCGCCATCGAGGCCAGCAGTGCGCTGCTCGCAACCCTGCTGTCGGAGCAGCTTCCGGATGTCACATTCCGCCCGCCCGCGGCGGGCTACCTCGCCTGGCTCGGGTTCCCGGCCCCGTGGGGCGCGGACCCCGCGCGTCTCGCGCTCGAGCGCGGTGTCGCGCTCGCCTCCGGCCCGGACTTCGGGGCCAGCGGCTTCGCGCGGCTCAACCTCGCGTGCTCGCCCGATGTGCTCGGTGAAGCCGTACGCAAAATTAGCGCGAGTAGTTAGGTGCCGCGACCGTCATCTGGATGTCGTGCGGGTGGCTCTCCTTGAGACCGGCCGCGGTGATGCGCACGAACTTGCCCTTGTTCTTGAGCTCGGTGATCGTGCGGGCACCCGTGTAGAACATCGACTGGCGCAGGCCGCCGAGCAGCTGGTACGCGACGGCGGAGAGCGGTCCGCGGTACGGAACCTGGCCCTCGATGCCTTCGGCGATCAGCTGCTCGTCCGACGGGACATCCGCCTGGAAATAGCGGTCGCGAGAGTACGACGTCTTCTTGCCGCGGGTCTGCAGCGCGCCGAGCGAGCCCATTCCGCGGTAGTTCTTGAACTGCTTGCCGTTGACGAAGACGAGGTCCCCGGGGCTCTCGTCACAGCCGGCGAGGAGTGACCCCAGCATGACGGTGTCCGCGCCGGCGACGAGCGCCTTGGCGATGTCACCGGAGTACTGCAGGCCGCCGTCCGCGATCACCGGAACGCCAACCTCGCGTGCGGCGAGGGATGCCTCGTACACCGCGGTCACCTGGGGAACACCGACACCGGCCACAACCCGGGTCGTGCAGATCGAGCCGGGGCCTACGCCCACCTTGATGGCGTCGGCGCCCGCGTCGATGAGCGCCTGGGCGCCGGAGCGCGTTGCGACGTTGCCGCCGATCACGTCGATGTGAGCGAACGAGGGCTCTGACTTCATGCGGCGGATCATGTCGAGCACGCCGGCCGAGTCGCCGTTGGCGGTATCGACGACGATCGCGTCGACGCCGGCCTCGTTGAGCGCAACCGCGCGATCCCAGGCATCACCGAAGAAGCCGATGGCTGCAGCGACGCGCAAGCGGCCCTCGCTGTCCTTGGTTGCGTTCGGATACTTCTCGCTCTTGTCGAAATCCTTGACGGTGATCAGGCCACGCAGGATACCTGCGCCGTCGACCAACGGGAGCTTCTCGATCTTGTGCTGGGCGAACAGGGAGATCGCGACATCCGAACCCACACCGACCGGGGCGGTGATAAGCCCGTTCGTCGTCATGACGTCACGTACGAGGGTGGTGTGCTTCTCGAAGTCGGAGACGAAGCGCATGTCGCGGTTCGTGATGATGCCCACGAGGCGACCGTCTGCCTCGACGACCGGGAGGCCGGAGACGCGGAACTGGCCGCAGAGCGCGTCCACCTCGGCGACCGTCGCATCGGGGGTGGTGGTGACGGGGTTGGTGATCATGCCGGACTCGCTGCGCTTGACCTTGTCGACGTGCGCCGCCTGCTCCTCGATGGAGAGGTTGCGGTGCAGAACGCCGATGCCGCCGTTGCGGGCCATCGCGATCGCCATTCGCGACTCGGTGACCGTGTCCATCGCCGCGGACAGGAGAGGGGAGGAGACCGTGATGCGGCGGGTCAGGCGCGAGGTCGTATCGGCCTCGCTGGGAATCACATCGGTGTGTCCCGGAAGGAGCATCACGTCATCGTAGGTAAGTCCGATGAAACCGAAAGGGTCAGGCTGGTCCATGAGTCTCCTGGGCAAAAGAAGTGTCTATTTAACCCGGATGCGCCACTGGATACCGGTACACCATGTTAACGCGTTAGACCTTCTCCTATTCCGCACGCATAATTAGCGATACCGGATTTGTGCTGCTCGAAACATGGGTGACACAAATCACCAGTATCGTCAATGCCGACGCTGCGCCAGAACCCGCGAGATAGCAAGTCTCGGCTGGTCTCGTCTTGGAGGTTCCGTGGAAGTCGCTCGAAGGACTCACCAGCGCAGGTCTACCCTGCTCGTGGTCATATTCGCTGCCCTGTTTGGCATATTCGCCCTGACGTCGATCGGGTCGCCGGCACATGCCGACGAGGTCGGTACCGACGAATATGACTACATATTCGCCGGCAACGTGAAGTACGACAGCGAGCCTGTCGGCGACGTTCTCATCAAGGTCTCAGGCGGCGGCTACAACGCCGAAGTCGTGACCGATGAAGACGGCAAGTGGCGTATCGGCGTGCCCGAGAAGGGCGAATACGAGATCACCCTCGTGGAAGACAGCCTTCCCGACGGCGTTGTCGTCGTCGAGGGCGAAGCCGTTGTCGACGCCGAGTTCGGACTGACCAAGAACAAGACGGTCAACTTCTTCCTCGGTGAGGGAGTGCGCGTCACCGTCAGCTTCTTCGACCAGTTCGTCGACCGCGCGGTCAACGGCCTCAACTTCGGCCTGATGCTGGCTCTCGCCGCCATCGGCGCCTCGCTCGTGTTCGGTACTACCGGACTGTCGAACTTCGCCCACGCCGAGCTCGTGACCTTCGGTGCCGTGATGGCCCTGCTGTTCAGCGTGTTCTGGAGCTGGCCCGTCTTCGTCGCGATCCCCGTGGCGGTGGTGCTGAGCGGACTGTTCGGACTGGTGCTCGATGCCGGCCTGTGGAGACCCCTGCGCAAAAAGGGTGTCGGAATAGTCCAGCTCATGATCGTGAGCATCGGCCTCTCCCTCGCCCTGCGCTACGTGTTCCAGTACTTCATCGGTGGTGGCACATACCAGCTCCCCGGAGCCGGGGCCGCTGAGATCACACTGTTCGGCTCGGTCGCACTGACCGTCACCGACATGGTGAGCATGGTCGTCAGCGTTGTGGTGCTGCTCGGCGTGGCCTGGTGGCTCGTCAACACCCGCATCGGCAAGGCGACCCGCGCCATCTCAGACAACGTGTCACTCGCAGCCGCGAGCGGCATCGACGTCGACCGCGTGATCCGTATCGTCTGGGTCCTGGCATCCGCCCTCGCGGGTCTGTCCGGAATCCTGTGGGCCTACTTCCGCCCGGGCATCAAGTGGGACATGGGTGCGGGCATCCTGCTCCTCATCTTCGCCGCAATCACCCTCGGCGGACTCGGCACGGCCTTCGGTGCGCTCGTCGGATCCCTCGTCGTCGGAATGCTCGTCGAGATCTCGACGCTCTGGATTCCGTCCGACCTCAAGTACGTGGGCGCACTCGTCGTGCTCATCCTCGTGTTGCTGGTGCGTCCGCAGGGCATCCTCGGTCGCCGCGAGAGAATAGGTTAGGCAAGAAACATGGATTGGGTATCAATTCTCTCGAACACGGCCGCCTGGCTGATCAGCCCGGAGACCATCGCCTACGCGCTGGCTGCCCTGGGTCTCGCCGTGCACTTCGGCTACACGGGCCTCCTGAACTTCGGTCAGGCCGGCTTCATGGCCCTCGGTGCCTACGGCTACGCGATCTCGATCCTGAGCTTCGGCCTGCCGTGGTGGATCGGAATCCTCGTCGGTCTTGGCGCTTCGGTGATCTTCGCCTTCGTGCTCGGTATCCCGACGCTGAGACTGCGCGCCGACTACCTCGCCATCGTGACGATCGCCGCTGCGGAAATCGTTCGACTGCTGTTCACAACGCAGGCCTTCGACGAGTACACCAACTCGGCTGACGGACTCGGCAACTACCACGCGAGCTTCCGCGCGGCCAACCCGATCCCCGATGGTCTCTACGGCTTCGGCCCGTGGATCTACAACGAGAACCAGTGGTGGGTGCGCATCTTCGGCTTCGCGCTCGTCGTCATCGCCGCCCTCGTGGTCTTCGCGCTTATGCGCAGCCCGTGGGGTCGCGTCATCAAGGGAATCCGTGAAGACGAGGACGCGGTTCGCGCCCTCGGCAAGAACGTCTTCGCCTACAAGATGCAGTCGCTCATCATCGGTGGCGCCATGGGTGCCCTCGGTGGAGTGGTGCTCGCGCTTCCCTCCGCAGTGGTGCCGAGCGTCTACGTGACGAGCCTCACCTTCTTCCTCTACACGATCCTCCTGCTGGGTGGTGCTGCGACGGTCTTCGGCCCGATCGCGGGTTCCATCATCTTCTGGGTGATCATGGCGTTCCTGTCGAATGTGCTGCCCGCCCTCGTGCAGGTCGGTGCGCTGCCGTTCATGACCACCATCCAGTCGCAGGTGCTGCGCTTCATCCTTGTCGGGGTCGCGCTTATGCTCATCGTGATATTCAGGCCCCAGGGCATCTTCGGAAACAAGAAGGAGCTGACCTTTGTCAAGTAACTCGCTCCCCAGCACCGGCACCCCGGTCAAGACGACCGGACTCCACTCGGGCGAGATCAAGCCCGGTGTGGCGAAGGTCGACCCGATCATCGTCGCCAACAACATCACCCGCACGTTCGGTGGCCTCAAGGCCGTGGACGTCGAGCACCTTGAGATCCCCCGTGGCGCGATCACCGCGCTCATCGGGCCGAACGGTGCCGGCAAGACGACGCTGTTCAACCTCCTCACCGGTTTCGACAAGCCGAACACGGGCGAGTGGACGCTGTCGACGGTTCCCAAGACGGTGGATGTCTCATCCATTAGTCCAGCGGACCTGCAGACACGTTTCTTCGCTCGCCTCATCGACACCGTGCTCGGTGTCCTGGTCGTCGGCATCGCGTCGGGCATCTTCGTCGGCGCACTGCAGGCGAACTCTCCCGGCGTCATCGCGTTCTTCGGGCTGATTTCCGCTGCCGCAGTGCTCGGATTCGCCGCCTACCAGATCAGCCTCGTCGCCACTCGCGGCGAGACGATCGGCAAGCGCGCGCTCGGCCTTCGGGTGCTCTCAGTCACCACCAACCCCGGTCTCCCGATCGGCTGGGGGCGCGCCATCCTGCGCTTCCTGGTCTTCGAGGTGCTCGGCTTCACGCTCATCACCTACATCCTGCTCAGCCTCTCGGTGCAGTGGGACAAGTCGGGCAAGCAGCGCGGTGTCGCGGACAAGGTCGCAGGAACCGGCGTCTTCGCCCTCGCCGACCTCGTCTATACCGAGCTGAAGGATGAGCGTGTGCTCACCTCCATCGGCGGAGTGCCGGCGTTCAAGGTGTCGCGCAGGGGAATGGTTCGCACCTTCCAGCTGACCAAGGCCCTCGGTCTGCTGACCGTGCGTGACAACATGAAGCTCGGGGCGACCGGCCAGCTCGGCGAGAACCTGTTCGAGAGCATGTTCCCCTTCCTCTGGAGCCGCCAGGAGCGCGAGATCGAGGCACGCGCCGCCGTGCTGCTCGAGAAGTTCAAGCTCGACGCCAAGAGCGAGGACTTCGCTGCCGGACTTTCCGGTGGACAGCGCAAGCTGCTCGAGATGGCACGCGCGCTCATGAGCCAGCCCTCACTCGTGATGCTGGACGAGCCGATGGCGGGCGTGAACCCCGCGCTCACCCAGAGCCTGCTCGACCACATCCTCGACCTGAAGACACAGGGCATGACCGTACTGTTTGTCGAGCATGACATGCAGATGGTCAGCCACATCGCCGACTGGGTCATCGTGATGGCTGAGGGTCGCGTCGTCTCCGAGGGACCGCCCGACATCGTGATGAAGGACCCCGCGGTGATCGACGCCTACCTGGGCGCCCACATCGACACCGACCTCGGTGTCGTCACGGGTCGCGTCAAGGCGACCGGTGACGCTCCCGCGATCACCGCCGAGGAGATCACCGCCGCCGGCGCTGCAGAGGCCGACGAGGTCGAGCCCGAGGTCAAGGTGTCCAAGAGGACTGCGAAGAAAGAGGCAAACCAGTGAGCATCGTCACACCAGCAGCCCCCCTCGTCGTCGATGTGAAGAACATCACGGCCGGGTACCTGCCGGGAGTCAACATTCTCAACGAGTGTTCCCTCACGGCCGCAAAGGGTGAGCTCATCGGCATCATCGGCCCGAACGGCGCCGGCAAGTCGACGCTGCTCAAGGCCATCTTCGGCCAGGTCAAGATCCGTGGCGGTCAGATTCTGCTGAACGGTGACGAGATCACCGGGCTCCCCGCCAACAAGCTCGTCGGTCGCGGTGTCGGCTTCGTGCCGCAGAACAACAACGTGTTCCCGAGCCTGTCGATCGAGGAGAACCTGCAGATGGGGCTCTACCAGAACCCCAAGATCTACGCGGAACGCCTCGATTTCGTGACCGGCATCTTCAGCGAACTGGGCAAGCGCCTCAAGCAGCGCGCCGGATCGCTCTCCGGTGGTGAGCGCCAGATGGTCGCCATGGGCCGCGCACTCATGATGGACCCTCAGGTGCTGCTGCTCGACGAGCCGTCTGCCGGACTGTCGCCGGTGCGCCAGGACGAGGCGTTCATCCGCGTCTCGGAGATCAACCAGGCCGGCGTGACCTGCATCATGGTGGAGCAGAACGCTCGCCGCTGCCTGCAGATCTGCGACCGCGGCTACGTGCTCGACCAGGGCAAGGACGCGTACACCGGTCCCGGCCGCGACCTGCTCAACGACCCCAAGGTGATCTCGCTGTACCTCGGTACGCTCGGCGAGGACGCCGCCTAAGCGCTCTACGCACCGCTGAACGGCCTCGGGTTCGCCCGGGGCCGTTCTGCTGTCTCCGGGGGCGTGTGCGTAGTTCGGGCGCCTGACGGGGCTCGCGGGGCATGTGGCGCGGGATGCCCCGGCTCTCCCCACCCCTGACTCGCGACTGTGGGGCTCTCCAAGGCGGGCTCACGCCCCCGAACCCGCGAGTGAGGCGTTCTGGCTGCCTGAGCGCCCTCACACCCAGTCAAAACGCGCGAGTGAGCTCAGTGTCATCCCGCACCTGACGAGGTTTCGGGCGAATGAGGGTGCCAAGGCGGGCTCGAACGCCCGAAACCGGCTCATTCGCGCGCGCCACCAGCCCGGGCACGCAGAAAGCCCCCGACCTTGCGGCCGGGGGCTTCCGTGCAGTTCGACTACAGGCGGATCAACCAGTGACTAGTTGGTGCGCGCGTACTTGTTGTCGTTGCCGTACTTGTAGATACCGATCGTTGCCTCGGTCGGGTCGCCGTTCTCGTCGAACGTGACCGGGCCGGAGTTGCCGTCGTAGTCAACGGTTCCACCATCGAGGATGATCTGGGCTGCCGACGCGAAGTCGGTTGCCTTGTCGCCTTCACCGGCACCGCCAGAGACTTCCTGGAGCTTCGCAGCGATGTCCTTGCCCTCGACCGAGTTGGCCTCGAGCGCGGCGAGTGCGAGAAGGATGACTGCGTCGTAGGACTCGGCTGCGTAGCTGTAGTCCTTGAGCTCGTCTTCGCCCTCTTCCTTCACGAACGCCTGCAGACGGTCGGTGAAGTCACCGAGGTCGGCGGTGTCGAGACCCGGGAGGGTTCCCTGTGCACCCTCAAGGGTGCCGGGCTCGAAGTCGGCGCTGTAGTCCGAGAGGTTTCCGTCGACGAAGTAGAGCTTGTCGGCCGGGAAGCCCGAGAGAGCCGGAACGATGGTCTTCGTCTCTTCGAACGCGATGAGCGCGATAGCGTCGGGGTTAGCCGCCGTCACTGCGCTGATCTGTGCGTCGAACGAGGTGTCGCCGGTGTTGTACGACGCCTCTGCGACAACTTCGCCGTCAGCTGCGGTGAACGCCTTTGACGTGTAGTCCTTCAGGCCGGTGCCGTAGGAGTCGTTGAGGTAGATGATTCCGAGGGTCTCGTTGCCGTCTTCGGCGATGAGGTTACCGAGGACTTCACCCTGCAGCACGTCGGAGGGGGCGGTACGCCAGTAGAGGCCGTCGTCGTCCCAGGTCGTGAAGTCTGCGGAGGTGTTGGCCGGGGAGAACTGGATGACTCCAGCGCCGGTCACGTCATCGATGAAGAGCTTCGAGGTTCCCGAAGATGCCGCACCGATGATGGCGGAGACGCCAGCGCTCAGGAGGCGGGGAACTTCAGTCGCGTACGCCTTGTTGTCAGCGTCACCCGAGTCACCGTAGGTGACCTCGATGGTGATACCCACATTGGCCTCGTTGATCTCCTTGGCGGCAAGGCCGACTCCCGCGATCTCGGGCGGGCCGAGGAATGCGAGGTTGCCGGTGACGGGCAGAGCCGTACCGATCTTCAGCGTCAGGTCGCGGGGACCTTCGGGGGTGGTCGTCTCTTCAGGAGTCGAGGCGCAGCCACTCAGAACGAGTGCGCTAACGCCAACGACGGCAATGCCGCCGAGGACTGACTTCAGGGTGCGTGAGCGGGAGGCCGGGGCCTTCGCGAATGCGCTCATGTTGCTCCTTGCATTTCTCTTGAATGTGTTGGGACACGACAGTGCTTGGCGCACGGCCGTTATGTCAAGCTACGGCCCAAAGGGCTCCTGCACAATACGTTCGTGTTACAGCCCTGTAACGCGCCCCAATCGTTACCTTGTGCGTCACCCGGTGCCCCCTGTACGGGGTGCATTTCTGCCTATTTCGCGGCGGAGACGAGTCTGTTGGCCTCGGTGTACTCGAACAGTGCGTGAGTGCCGGCCCCGACTCCCCCACTCTCGGTGATGCCGACCCGCCCGGAGAGGCCGTTGTAGTCCACGTCGTCGCGGGAGGCGAGCGTGTCGATGCACTCGCCGAAACTGGTGCACGGGATGCCCCCACTCGAGACCGGCCGGAGCCCTCGAGCGATGGCTGCCGCACCGTCATCCCCGGCCGCGACTGCGGCAAGAGCCGCGAGCACCGTGGCGTCGTAGGCCTCCGCCGCGTACCGCACCGACGCGACGCCAGGGTCGGACTGGCGCAGCGCCGCCACGAACGCGGCATCGGGGGTGGCGCCGGCGATGATCGCGTGCGCGCCGAGGAGCGCTCCGCCAGGGAGGAGGTCGGAGTACGACCCCGCGGAGTCGCGAGTGAACCAGAGCTGGGCGGGAGAGAGCCCCGACGCGAGGAGGGCGGGGGCGAGGGCCGCGACATCCGCCGGCGCACCGGACAGCACCACGGCGTCAGCATCGGCGATCGCCGCGGTGACCGCTGCCGGGTCTACGGCGCCGGCCGGGTAGGGAACGTCGGTGGGCTTCTTCAGGGCGACACCGTCGACGCCCTGCGGATGGACAACGGCAACCGCCTTTGCCCCCGCATCCTTGAGAGCGACGCTGAGCGTCTTCGCCTCGCCGGCCGACGTGGGCGCAGTGCTGAACAGTCCGGCTGTG
Coding sequences within:
- a CDS encoding branched-chain amino acid ABC transporter permease; translated protein: MLVVIFAALFGIFALTSIGSPAHADEVGTDEYDYIFAGNVKYDSEPVGDVLIKVSGGGYNAEVVTDEDGKWRIGVPEKGEYEITLVEDSLPDGVVVVEGEAVVDAEFGLTKNKTVNFFLGEGVRVTVSFFDQFVDRAVNGLNFGLMLALAAIGASLVFGTTGLSNFAHAELVTFGAVMALLFSVFWSWPVFVAIPVAVVLSGLFGLVLDAGLWRPLRKKGVGIVQLMIVSIGLSLALRYVFQYFIGGGTYQLPGAGAAEITLFGSVALTVTDMVSMVVSVVVLLGVAWWLVNTRIGKATRAISDNVSLAAASGIDVDRVIRIVWVLASALAGLSGILWAYFRPGIKWDMGAGILLLIFAAITLGGLGTAFGALVGSLVVGMLVEISTLWIPSDLKYVGALVVLILVLLVRPQGILGRRERIG
- a CDS encoding ABC transporter ATP-binding protein, producing the protein MSIVTPAAPLVVDVKNITAGYLPGVNILNECSLTAAKGELIGIIGPNGAGKSTLLKAIFGQVKIRGGQILLNGDEITGLPANKLVGRGVGFVPQNNNVFPSLSIEENLQMGLYQNPKIYAERLDFVTGIFSELGKRLKQRAGSLSGGERQMVAMGRALMMDPQVLLLDEPSAGLSPVRQDEAFIRVSEINQAGVTCIMVEQNARRCLQICDRGYVLDQGKDAYTGPGRDLLNDPKVISLYLGTLGEDAA
- a CDS encoding branched-chain amino acid ABC transporter permease; amino-acid sequence: MDWVSILSNTAAWLISPETIAYALAALGLAVHFGYTGLLNFGQAGFMALGAYGYAISILSFGLPWWIGILVGLGASVIFAFVLGIPTLRLRADYLAIVTIAAAEIVRLLFTTQAFDEYTNSADGLGNYHASFRAANPIPDGLYGFGPWIYNENQWWVRIFGFALVVIAALVVFALMRSPWGRVIKGIREDEDAVRALGKNVFAYKMQSLIIGGAMGALGGVVLALPSAVVPSVYVTSLTFFLYTILLLGGAATVFGPIAGSIIFWVIMAFLSNVLPALVQVGALPFMTTIQSQVLRFILVGVALMLIVIFRPQGIFGNKKELTFVK
- a CDS encoding ABC transporter substrate-binding protein, with the translated sequence MSAFAKAPASRSRTLKSVLGGIAVVGVSALVLSGCASTPEETTTPEGPRDLTLKIGTALPVTGNLAFLGPPEIAGVGLAAKEINEANVGITIEVTYGDSGDADNKAYATEVPRLLSAGVSAIIGAASSGTSKLFIDDVTGAGVIQFSPANTSADFTTWDDDGLYWRTAPSDVLQGEVLGNLIAEDGNETLGIIYLNDSYGTGLKDYTSKAFTAADGEVVAEASYNTGDTSFDAQISAVTAANPDAIALIAFEETKTIVPALSGFPADKLYFVDGNLSDYSADFEPGTLEGAQGTLPGLDTADLGDFTDRLQAFVKEEGEDELKDYSYAAESYDAVILLALAALEANSVEGKDIAAKLQEVSGGAGEGDKATDFASAAQIILDGGTVDYDGNSGPVTFDENGDPTEATIGIYKYGNDNKYARTN
- the guaB gene encoding IMP dehydrogenase, which encodes MDQPDPFGFIGLTYDDVMLLPGHTDVIPSEADTTSRLTRRITVSSPLLSAAMDTVTESRMAIAMARNGGIGVLHRNLSIEEQAAHVDKVKRSESGMITNPVTTTPDATVAEVDALCGQFRVSGLPVVEADGRLVGIITNRDMRFVSDFEKHTTLVRDVMTTNGLITAPVGVGSDVAISLFAQHKIEKLPLVDGAGILRGLITVKDFDKSEKYPNATKDSEGRLRVAAAIGFFGDAWDRAVALNEAGVDAIVVDTANGDSAGVLDMIRRMKSEPSFAHIDVIGGNVATRSGAQALIDAGADAIKVGVGPGSICTTRVVAGVGVPQVTAVYEASLAAREVGVPVIADGGLQYSGDIAKALVAGADTVMLGSLLAGCDESPGDLVFVNGKQFKNYRGMGSLGALQTRGKKTSYSRDRYFQADVPSDEQLIAEGIEGQVPYRGPLSAVAYQLLGGLRQSMFYTGARTITELKNKGKFVRITAAGLKESHPHDIQMTVAAPNYSR
- a CDS encoding MalY/PatB family protein, translated to MDVSADSLDLLRTRTSEKWTTYPADVLPLFVAEMDYPLAPVVAEAMIDRIRASDTGYVGSPLPVGAAFAGFASRRWGWTVDPANVRTTTDVSVAIVESLRQAISPGEAVVINSPVYPPFFALPVEAGGVVVDVPLRGDAIDLAGLDRAFAAGATAYLLCNPHNPLGLVHSRETLAAVAELAAKYGVTVISDEIHAPLTHSTALFTPWLDVSDAARATGITVTSASKAFNLAGVKCAVLVADGLRPLALLDSMTEEVLWRTSILGLHASVAAFEQGDEWLDGTIAAIEASSALLATLLSEQLPDVTFRPPAAGYLAWLGFPAPWGADPARLALERGVALASGPDFGASGFARLNLACSPDVLGEAVRKISASS
- a CDS encoding ABC transporter substrate-binding protein, with the translated sequence MRRSLALGLVLATGLGGCSLLAPEPAPTPEQTFAITGDGVLRIGTLFGLTGANAATGGAMVAGVELAVRDINLAGGVNGVPVELFHRNSADDATGDPAGVSSVSLAALLERGVDVIIGPSSAAVATALLPAAGDVPLISPSAQVTTAGLFSTAPTSAGEAKTLSVALKDAGAKAVAVVHPQGVDGVALKKPTDVPYPAGAVDPAAVTAAIADADAVVLSGAPADVAALAPALLASGLSPAQLWFTRDSAGSYSDLLPGGALLGAHAIIAGATPDAAFVAALRQSDPGVASVRYAAEAYDATVLAALAAVAAGDDGAAAIARGLRPVSSGGIPCTSFGECIDTLASRDDVDYNGLSGRVGITESGGVGAGTHALFEYTEANRLVSAAK